The following are encoded in a window of uncultured Sphaerochaeta sp. genomic DNA:
- a CDS encoding sigma 54-interacting transcriptional regulator gives MSLFIISSDWRFKEHFKHHFTQDFLHEFTISHKLLEALDSSSVSPKLLIIDERMSKGSQRSILEQLTYQKCSIPILLFTSNEQQPYIQAFKNLNLHIIQRKGVNFDSLFSHLDPFLGKTESREEQKTYIPCGLVGNSYCMQKLRKKLYRYAKQNCSIHLYGETGTGKELAASYLHRLSFPHRNMVSVNCSLLSSSLGNSMFFGHVKGAFTDGNTDLPGLVHEANQSTLFLDELETLSPSFQAYMLRLLENGQYRRLGDTQLHTSRFRLITASNEDLVTLMQGNRIRKDFFYRINEVSITLPPLRDHLEDIPQLCEYFLLHCKSKKQLDEHGLELLMSYHWPGNVRQLFSTIRRCLINSEEEPVVMVTRNDIYQD, from the coding sequence GAAGCGCTGGATAGCAGCTCGGTGAGCCCAAAACTACTCATCATTGACGAGCGAATGAGCAAGGGAAGCCAACGTTCAATCCTTGAACAATTAACCTACCAAAAATGCTCGATACCCATTCTTCTCTTTACCAGCAACGAACAACAACCCTATATACAAGCATTTAAAAACCTTAATCTTCATATCATTCAAAGAAAAGGCGTTAATTTTGACTCATTGTTTTCCCATCTAGACCCTTTCCTAGGAAAAACGGAAAGTCGGGAAGAACAAAAGACCTATATTCCTTGTGGATTGGTTGGCAATAGCTATTGCATGCAAAAGCTGCGAAAAAAACTGTATCGATATGCCAAGCAGAACTGCTCAATCCATCTGTACGGAGAAACGGGAACTGGAAAGGAATTGGCAGCAAGCTATCTACATCGCCTCAGCTTCCCTCATAGAAACATGGTATCGGTCAATTGCTCCCTCCTCTCCAGTTCTTTAGGAAATTCCATGTTTTTTGGGCATGTGAAAGGAGCTTTTACCGACGGAAATACAGACCTCCCGGGGTTGGTCCATGAAGCCAACCAGTCAACATTATTCCTCGACGAGCTAGAGACCCTCTCTCCTTCCTTCCAAGCCTATATGCTTAGGCTCCTGGAAAACGGACAATACCGGCGTCTGGGAGATACACAATTGCATACCTCCCGTTTTCGCCTCATCACAGCCTCCAATGAAGATCTCGTGACACTCATGCAGGGAAACCGAATCCGTAAGGATTTCTTTTATCGTATTAATGAGGTATCCATCACCTTGCCTCCGCTGAGAGATCATCTTGAAGATATCCCTCAGCTCTGCGAATATTTCCTGCTTCACTGTAAAAGCAAGAAACAGTTGGATGAACATGGCCTTGAACTGCTTATGAGTTATCATTGGCCGGGGAATGTACGCCAGCTCTTCTCCACTATCAGGCGTTGCCTGATCAACAGTGAAGAAGAACCGGTTGTAATGGTTACGCGCAATGACATCTATCAGGATTGA